A window of the Streptomyces formicae genome harbors these coding sequences:
- a CDS encoding nucleoside triphosphate pyrophosphohydrolase: MNAEAAEAPVAPGRIVLVTASHRVAPGLLSWPAWQTLHGADRVLCADDGHVQLPYLREAGVRVEIAAPTAQELVDACAGGRTVVVLAAGEGDRGLTDGLARMAGSGRVQMPDLELLPGSYDLPGARLLDLVQVMDRIRRECPWSSQQTHKGLAKYGIEEAYELVEAIEEGDRDELREELGDVLLQVVFHARIAQEGRQEDGEEPFSIDDVAGTIVDKLIHRHPHVFGDEHAETPEDVKAHWLRTKAVEKKRDSVTEGIPLGQPGLALAAKLASRVRTAGLDVPLPSSGDGEHAVGYELLAMAVRAEAHGQDPEAALRAAARAYRDAIRAEEDRA; the protein is encoded by the coding sequence GTGAACGCTGAAGCCGCCGAAGCCCCCGTCGCGCCCGGCCGTATCGTCCTGGTCACCGCCAGCCACCGCGTCGCGCCCGGGCTGCTGTCCTGGCCCGCGTGGCAGACGCTGCACGGCGCCGACCGCGTGCTGTGTGCCGACGACGGTCACGTCCAGCTCCCCTATCTGCGGGAGGCGGGCGTCCGCGTGGAGATCGCCGCGCCCACCGCGCAGGAGCTCGTGGACGCCTGCGCCGGAGGCCGGACCGTCGTGGTCCTCGCGGCCGGCGAGGGCGACCGGGGCCTGACCGACGGACTGGCCCGCATGGCCGGCTCCGGGCGGGTGCAGATGCCCGACCTGGAGCTGCTGCCCGGCTCGTACGACCTCCCGGGCGCCCGGCTCCTGGACCTGGTGCAGGTCATGGACCGGATCCGCCGCGAGTGCCCCTGGTCCTCGCAGCAGACCCACAAGGGCCTCGCCAAGTACGGCATCGAGGAGGCGTACGAACTCGTGGAGGCCATCGAGGAGGGCGACCGCGACGAGCTGCGCGAGGAGCTCGGGGACGTACTCCTCCAGGTCGTCTTCCACGCCCGCATCGCACAGGAAGGCCGCCAGGAGGACGGCGAGGAGCCGTTCTCGATCGACGACGTGGCCGGGACGATCGTCGACAAGCTCATCCACCGCCACCCGCACGTCTTCGGTGACGAGCACGCCGAGACCCCCGAGGACGTCAAGGCCCACTGGCTGCGTACGAAGGCGGTCGAGAAGAAGCGCGACTCGGTCACGGAGGGCATCCCGCTGGGGCAGCCCGGCCTCGCCCTGGCCGCGAAGCTCGCCTCCCGGGTGCGGACGGCCGGGCTGGACGTCCCGCTGCCGTCGTCCGGTGACGGCGAGCACGCCGTCGGGTACGAGCTGCTGGCCATGGCCGTACGGGCCGAGGCCCACGGCCAGGACCCGGAGGCCGCCCTGCGCGCCGCCGCCCGCGCCTACCGGGACGCGATCCGTGCCGAGGAGGACCGGGCCTGA
- a CDS encoding SurA N-terminal domain-containing protein, with product MHRRRRTALAVSAALVAAAPLLAACGNEAHPGAAAVVGGDRIEVAALQSEVKDVRAAQEASPQSAQLIQNTGQLSRAKLHGMILDRVLEQAAEDAGVSVSRKEVQDARAAAAQQSGGEEQLAAMLLQQRGVAPEQIDVAVREEVLLTKLAQALGADLTTPQGQQKVGTALSAASKALDIDVNPRYGSWDDTKIQLGDYKAPWITQVTKEPEAIQGGS from the coding sequence TTGCACCGCCGCCGTCGCACCGCGCTCGCCGTCTCCGCCGCGCTCGTCGCCGCGGCACCCCTGCTCGCCGCCTGCGGGAACGAGGCGCATCCGGGCGCCGCGGCCGTCGTCGGCGGCGACCGGATCGAGGTGGCCGCGCTGCAGTCCGAGGTGAAGGACGTCCGGGCGGCGCAGGAGGCATCGCCCCAGTCCGCGCAGCTGATCCAGAACACGGGGCAGCTGAGCCGGGCGAAGCTGCACGGGATGATCCTCGACCGGGTGCTGGAGCAGGCCGCCGAGGACGCCGGGGTGAGCGTCTCCCGCAAGGAGGTCCAGGACGCGCGGGCGGCCGCGGCGCAGCAGTCCGGCGGTGAGGAGCAGCTCGCCGCGATGCTGCTCCAGCAGCGCGGGGTCGCACCGGAACAGATCGACGTGGCCGTGCGCGAGGAGGTCCTGCTGACCAAGCTCGCGCAGGCGCTGGGCGCCGATCTCACCACCCCGCAGGGCCAGCAGAAGGTCGGCACCGCGCTCTCCGCCGCGTCGAAGGCGCTCGACATCGATGTGAACCCGCGCTACGGCAGCTGGGACGACACGAAGATCCAGCTCGGCGACTACAAGGCCCCCTGGATCACCCAGGTCACCAAGGAGCCCGAGGCCATCCAGGGCGGAAGCTGA
- a CDS encoding glycosyltransferase family 2 protein, whose amino-acid sequence MTTLSVIVPCYNISGYIADTVTGLVNNARDDFEFIFVEDCSKDDTPEALAALTPRLPNSSVVRHEQNKGLASARNTGLDRATGRFITFLDGDDWLGPGHLAGLVDAIERLGVDFVRTDHVQVTGVERMLERAPEGRRNEVLDPRSSILPIGETSMVDYPYAWAGIYDARLLERGMLRFTDGLRTAEDRPWIWQLHRLAESYAVVSLHGVFYRRGVSTSLTQIGDVRQLDFIRAFEQVLSEVREDPEAARLLPKAIRSYSVVIAHQLMERGRFERPIARKLDDMTRNALRRISADELDKALVGLDDERRSILRKAAA is encoded by the coding sequence GTGACCACGCTCTCCGTCATCGTCCCCTGCTACAACATCTCGGGCTACATCGCCGACACCGTCACAGGACTGGTGAACAACGCCCGGGACGACTTCGAGTTCATCTTCGTCGAGGACTGCTCGAAGGACGACACACCCGAGGCCCTGGCCGCCCTCACCCCCAGACTCCCGAACAGCTCCGTCGTCAGACACGAGCAGAACAAGGGCCTCGCATCGGCGCGCAACACCGGGCTCGACCGGGCGACCGGTCGGTTCATCACCTTCCTCGACGGGGACGACTGGCTGGGCCCCGGCCATCTGGCCGGTCTCGTCGACGCGATCGAGCGACTCGGCGTCGACTTCGTCCGCACCGACCATGTGCAGGTCACCGGCGTGGAACGGATGCTGGAGCGGGCGCCGGAGGGCCGGCGGAACGAGGTGCTCGACCCGCGGTCGTCGATCCTGCCGATCGGCGAGACCTCCATGGTCGACTACCCGTACGCCTGGGCCGGGATCTACGACGCCCGGCTGCTGGAGCGGGGCATGCTGCGCTTCACCGACGGGCTGCGCACCGCCGAGGACCGGCCGTGGATCTGGCAGCTGCACCGGCTCGCCGAGTCGTACGCCGTGGTGTCGCTGCACGGCGTCTTCTACCGCCGGGGAGTGTCCACCTCCCTCACCCAGATCGGCGATGTGCGGCAGCTGGACTTCATCCGCGCCTTCGAGCAGGTGCTCAGCGAGGTCCGGGAGGACCCCGAGGCGGCGCGGCTGCTCCCCAAGGCCATCCGCAGCTACTCCGTCGTGATCGCCCACCAGCTCATGGAGCGGGGCCGGTTCGAGCGCCCCATCGCCCGCAAGCTCGACGACATGACCCGAAACGCCCTGCGACGCATCTCCGCCGACGAGCTCGACAAGGCCCTTGTCGGCCTGGACGACGAGCGGCGCTCGATCCTCCGGAAGGCCGCCGCGTGA
- a CDS encoding alpha-2,8-polysialyltransferase family protein, translating into MTTQIFCAATQYAAATITAAIRAGLFGPREEHRRILVVSDTSPAPELGTPLDRMAGFEAIRPEFDAVRSWNEAIRPHHPVGWSPRAQDNPLWEKALRLAWDLGDDRVEIACESIQANPSRAIAAIFADSPVHVYADGLMSYGPTRNRIPLPMSSRIKRLIHLDLVPGLRPLLLSEYGVEPVAVPDTEFLSVLRGISAGVTVDEEPGTALVLGQYLSALDLISREEEEDLHLRMVRGAAALGHRTVAFKPHPSAPGDSTRALEKAADELGITLKVLREPVLAETLYQQARPELVVACFSTALLTAATFYGIPAARVGTELLLERIAPYQNSNRVPLTVVDALVPDLEHDERAGKVLDFGKDLGPLVRAVGYCMQSTFYPELRDEAAELLEGLSPAELPRYFKRRRLGSLGLPGGTRPRRGAAVRKVVRRLR; encoded by the coding sequence GTGACCACCCAGATCTTCTGCGCCGCCACCCAGTACGCCGCCGCGACCATCACCGCCGCCATCCGCGCCGGGCTCTTCGGTCCGCGCGAGGAGCACCGCCGGATCCTGGTGGTGAGCGACACCTCGCCGGCTCCCGAGCTGGGCACCCCGCTGGACCGGATGGCCGGCTTCGAGGCGATCCGCCCGGAGTTCGACGCCGTCCGCTCGTGGAACGAGGCGATCCGCCCGCACCACCCCGTCGGCTGGTCCCCGCGCGCCCAGGACAACCCGCTCTGGGAGAAGGCGCTGCGGCTCGCCTGGGACCTGGGCGACGACCGGGTCGAGATCGCCTGCGAGTCCATCCAGGCCAACCCGTCCCGGGCGATCGCCGCGATCTTCGCGGACAGCCCGGTCCATGTGTACGCCGACGGCCTGATGAGCTACGGCCCGACCCGCAACCGCATCCCGCTGCCCATGAGCAGCAGGATCAAGCGGCTGATCCACCTCGACCTGGTGCCGGGGCTCCGCCCGCTGCTGCTCTCCGAGTACGGGGTCGAGCCGGTCGCCGTCCCCGACACGGAGTTCCTCTCCGTGCTGCGCGGGATCAGCGCCGGAGTCACGGTCGACGAGGAGCCCGGAACCGCGCTCGTGCTCGGCCAGTACCTCTCCGCGCTGGACCTGATCAGCCGCGAGGAGGAGGAGGACCTGCATCTGCGCATGGTGCGCGGCGCCGCGGCGCTCGGCCACCGGACCGTCGCCTTCAAGCCGCACCCGAGCGCCCCGGGCGACTCGACCCGCGCGCTGGAGAAGGCCGCGGACGAGCTCGGCATCACGCTGAAGGTGCTGCGTGAGCCGGTCCTCGCCGAGACGCTCTACCAGCAGGCCAGGCCCGAGCTCGTGGTGGCGTGCTTCTCGACGGCGCTGCTCACGGCGGCGACGTTCTACGGCATCCCGGCCGCGCGGGTCGGCACGGAGCTGCTGCTGGAGCGGATCGCGCCGTACCAGAACAGCAACCGCGTGCCGCTGACCGTCGTGGACGCGCTCGTGCCCGATCTGGAGCACGACGAGCGGGCGGGCAAGGTCCTGGACTTCGGCAAGGACCTCGGCCCGCTGGTGCGGGCGGTCGGGTACTGCATGCAGTCCACGTTCTACCCCGAGCTGCGCGACGAGGCGGCGGAGCTGCTCGAAGGGCTGTCGCCCGCCGAGCTGCCCCGGTACTTCAAGCGGCGCCGGCTCGGCAGTCTCGGGCTGCCGGGCGGGACGCGGCCGAGGCGCGGCGCCGCGGTGCGGAAGGTCGTACGGCGGCTGCGCTGA
- a CDS encoding glycosyltransferase family 2 protein: MLISIVVPCFNEEEIISRFHERVTKELSFIGQDFELVYVDDGSRDRTLPLLEKIAADDSRARYVSFSRNFGKEAAMLAGLQHAGGDVVVIMDADLQHPPELVDRMLRLHREGFDQVVARRTRKGDRVTRTVTARAYYRLINRLVDVELVDGVGDFRLLSRRTVDAVTGLSEYNRFSKGLFAWVGFRTTTFEYENAVREQGRSKWSFGKLLNYGLDGLLSFNNKPLRAAVYLGLVLLSVAMAYAAWIVGATLVNGVETPGYATLLVTVVALAGIQMVMLGVVGEYVGRIYYEVKRRPHYLVAATNASLPRRRRWHRTEEDPGELLRR, encoded by the coding sequence GTGCTGATCTCGATTGTCGTCCCGTGTTTCAACGAAGAGGAGATCATCAGCCGTTTCCACGAACGGGTGACGAAAGAACTCTCGTTTATCGGGCAGGATTTCGAACTCGTTTATGTGGACGACGGAAGCCGTGACCGCACGCTCCCTCTTCTCGAAAAGATCGCCGCCGACGACTCCCGCGCCCGCTACGTCTCCTTCAGCCGGAACTTCGGCAAGGAGGCCGCCATGCTGGCCGGTCTCCAGCACGCCGGCGGCGACGTGGTGGTCATCATGGACGCCGACCTCCAGCACCCGCCCGAGCTGGTGGACCGCATGCTCCGCCTCCACCGGGAGGGGTTCGACCAGGTCGTCGCCCGCCGCACGCGCAAGGGCGACCGCGTCACCCGCACCGTCACGGCACGCGCCTACTACCGGCTGATCAACCGGCTGGTGGACGTGGAACTCGTCGACGGCGTCGGCGACTTCCGGCTGCTGTCGCGCCGCACCGTGGACGCCGTCACCGGGTTGAGCGAGTACAACCGCTTCTCCAAGGGCCTGTTCGCCTGGGTGGGATTCCGCACCACGACCTTCGAGTACGAGAACGCCGTGCGCGAGCAGGGCCGTTCCAAGTGGAGCTTCGGCAAGCTGCTCAATTACGGTCTCGACGGGCTGCTCTCGTTCAACAACAAGCCGCTGCGCGCCGCGGTCTATCTCGGTCTGGTGCTGCTCTCGGTCGCCATGGCGTACGCGGCCTGGATCGTGGGGGCGACGCTCGTCAACGGCGTGGAGACCCCCGGCTATGCCACGCTCCTGGTGACGGTGGTCGCCCTCGCCGGAATTCAGATGGTGATGCTCGGAGTGGTCGGCGAATACGTCGGCCGCATCTACTACGAGGTCAAGCGCCGCCCGCACTATCTGGTGGCGGCGACCAACGCGAGCCTGCCGCGGCGCCGGCGCTGGCACCGCACCGAGGAGGACCCGGGGGAGCTGCTGCGGCGATGA
- a CDS encoding YfhO family protein, with the protein MPSFDPVRIPAARLPATAPRATTSRATALAALLTVAAVCAGDAVARSFPFGPKTRSVNDLGNQFVPFHAHLWDLLHGRAEGGLLLNWQSGYGMSFLPDLGTYLGSPFSLLVAVFPREDIDLAVYVITVLKMAAAAAAMAGLLLALNRNPGPRGRWWAAGVLGASYALCGWSVVEAVYNTMWLDGLIAFPLLCLTGEWARARRRPVLAVVGVAAAWTANFYTAYMATIGAALVLLLRLLLDEEATVRDRGRALLRAAGTTLLGIALAAPVLLPVLQGAKHAHPGWTRQFTPTGWTDVFARALPATYSFFSPAVFLGTGALLLVAALPFHRGVEWRRRLGWTGLVVAVALSMQWEPGHLAWHVFATPNGSPYRQSFVLAGILVIAAWTCLAQDWPGPRALLAGTGVLAVLAAAAATSELAAEWSLPLFLAGLAGAGGGLLLARRHPARGGYAAVAALLVCGALVGQAAATVAYADRQKLGRLDDYPPWGSPHTARAAAVAGSDGWPRHRTDPGRLQLTGNDPLLVGGEGGGYYSSHTPAVFTRTMAALGAGWTSRGRNVQSLDNPVTDAVFSVGARVRAAADGEDVRVVRAAAGVPPLVTVRPDRPRSAPGPRFGHSPFRNQELLLGASVYTAPEGGVCPAGTDVFVFAPDYSGWARRGDGPPVRLRGEPLMGVRAAMAPLGTSTGPGSRIAFARGVAPRGWSGGCLHRDRLAAAVAELKRTGAVSVDVRDDGVRAVLPPGSTGTAVLAAPRIAGWRCNGRPAAGHLGLVAVPLDGRTTRVDCSFRPPGLRAGAAVGGAALLVLAAVAVLPGARSLVRTRRRPATKTSPAQNPLAVRRA; encoded by the coding sequence ATGCCCAGCTTCGATCCCGTGCGGATCCCCGCAGCCCGCCTCCCTGCGACCGCCCCGCGTGCGACCACCTCGCGTGCGACCGCCCTCGCCGCGCTCCTCACGGTCGCCGCCGTGTGCGCGGGCGACGCCGTCGCCCGCAGCTTTCCCTTCGGCCCGAAGACGCGCAGCGTCAACGACCTCGGCAACCAGTTCGTGCCGTTCCACGCGCATCTGTGGGACCTGCTGCACGGCCGGGCCGAGGGCGGCCTGCTGCTCAACTGGCAGTCCGGCTACGGCATGAGCTTCCTGCCCGACCTCGGGACGTACCTCGGCAGCCCGTTCTCACTGCTCGTCGCAGTCTTCCCGCGCGAGGACATCGACCTCGCGGTGTACGTGATCACCGTCCTGAAGATGGCGGCTGCCGCGGCCGCGATGGCGGGGCTGCTGCTCGCGCTCAACCGGAACCCCGGCCCCCGCGGCCGCTGGTGGGCGGCCGGCGTGCTCGGCGCCTCGTACGCGCTGTGCGGCTGGTCCGTCGTCGAGGCCGTCTACAACACCATGTGGCTGGACGGGCTGATCGCCTTCCCGCTCCTCTGCCTCACCGGCGAGTGGGCACGGGCCCGGCGGCGGCCCGTCCTCGCCGTGGTGGGCGTCGCCGCGGCCTGGACCGCCAACTTCTACACCGCCTACATGGCCACCATCGGCGCCGCACTCGTCCTGCTCCTGCGGCTGCTCCTGGACGAGGAGGCGACCGTACGGGACCGGGGGCGGGCGCTGCTGCGGGCGGCGGGGACCACGCTGCTCGGGATCGCCCTCGCGGCTCCCGTGCTGCTGCCCGTCCTCCAGGGGGCGAAGCACGCCCACCCGGGCTGGACCCGGCAGTTCACCCCGACGGGCTGGACCGATGTGTTCGCCCGCGCGCTCCCGGCGACGTACAGCTTCTTCAGCCCGGCCGTCTTCCTCGGGACGGGCGCGCTGCTGCTCGTCGCGGCACTGCCCTTCCACCGGGGCGTGGAGTGGCGCCGGCGCCTGGGGTGGACCGGGCTCGTGGTGGCGGTCGCCCTGTCGATGCAGTGGGAGCCCGGCCATCTGGCCTGGCATGTCTTCGCGACGCCCAACGGCAGCCCGTACCGCCAGTCGTTCGTCCTCGCCGGGATCCTGGTGATCGCGGCCTGGACGTGCCTCGCGCAGGACTGGCCGGGGCCGCGGGCGCTGCTCGCCGGGACCGGTGTCCTCGCGGTGCTCGCGGCGGCCGCGGCGACCAGTGAGCTGGCGGCCGAGTGGTCGCTGCCGCTGTTCCTCGCCGGGCTGGCCGGTGCGGGCGGCGGGCTGCTCCTGGCGCGGCGCCACCCGGCCCGCGGGGGGTACGCCGCCGTGGCCGCGCTGCTGGTCTGCGGCGCCCTCGTCGGCCAGGCCGCGGCGACCGTCGCCTACGCCGACCGGCAGAAGCTCGGCCGGCTGGACGACTATCCGCCCTGGGGCTCCCCGCACACCGCGCGCGCCGCCGCGGTGGCAGGGTCCGACGGCTGGCCGCGCCATCGCACCGACCCCGGCCGCCTCCAGCTCACCGGCAACGACCCGCTCCTGGTCGGCGGCGAGGGCGGCGGCTACTACAGCAGCCATACACCGGCGGTGTTCACGCGCACCATGGCCGCGCTGGGCGCCGGCTGGACCTCGCGGGGACGCAACGTGCAGAGCCTGGACAACCCGGTCACCGACGCGGTCTTCTCGGTCGGGGCGCGGGTGCGTGCGGCGGCCGACGGCGAGGACGTACGTGTCGTCCGGGCGGCGGCCGGCGTGCCACCGCTGGTGACCGTACGCCCGGACCGCCCCCGGAGCGCCCCCGGACCGCGCTTCGGGCACTCCCCCTTCCGCAACCAGGAGTTGCTGCTCGGCGCCTCCGTGTACACGGCCCCCGAGGGCGGGGTCTGCCCTGCGGGCACCGACGTCTTCGTCTTCGCACCCGACTACAGCGGCTGGGCCCGCCGCGGCGACGGCCCACCGGTGCGGCTCAGGGGCGAGCCCCTGATGGGCGTCCGCGCCGCGATGGCCCCGCTCGGCACGTCGACCGGCCCCGGCTCACGGATCGCCTTCGCCCGGGGCGTCGCACCGCGCGGCTGGAGCGGGGGCTGTCTGCACCGTGACAGGCTCGCCGCCGCAGTGGCGGAGCTGAAGCGGACGGGGGCGGTCTCCGTCGACGTCCGCGACGACGGCGTACGGGCCGTACTGCCGCCCGGCTCCACCGGCACCGCGGTGCTCGCCGCCCCGCGCATCGCGGGCTGGCGCTGCAACGGCCGTCCGGCCGCCGGCCACCTCGGCCTGGTCGCCGTCCCGCTCGACGGGCGCACGACCAGGGTCGACTGCTCCTTCCGGCCGCCCGGGCTGCGGGCCGGAGCGGCGGTCGGCGGGGCCGCGCTGCTGGTCCTGGCCGCCGTCGCGGTGCTGCCGGGTGCGCGGTCGCTCGTACGAACGCGTCGGCGTCCGGCCACCAAGACTTCACCCGCACAGAACCCGTTGGCCGTCCGCCGAGCATGA